One window from the genome of Cricetulus griseus strain 17A/GY chromosome 2, alternate assembly CriGri-PICRH-1.0, whole genome shotgun sequence encodes:
- the LOC100765019 gene encoding LOW QUALITY PROTEIN: melanin-concentrating hormone receptor 1 (The sequence of the model RefSeq protein was modified relative to this genomic sequence to represent the inferred CDS: inserted 1 base in 1 codon) produces MSVGAGKEGVGRAVGLRGSRGCQAAEEDPFLDCRAGSRSGQGGGRHWRLPQPAWVDGRXNSREQATCTGCMDLQASLLSTGPNASNISDGQDNLTLAGSPPRKGSVSYINIIMPSVFGTICLLGIVGNSTVIFAVVKKSKLHWCSNVPDIFIINLSVVDLLFLLGMPFMIHQLMGNGVWHFGETMCTLITAMDANSQFTSTYILTAMAIDRYLATVHPISSTKFRKPSMATLVICLLWALSFISITPVWLYARLIPFPGGAVGCGIRLPNPDTDLYWFTLYQFFLAFALPFVVITAAYVKILQRMTSSVAPASQRSIRLRTKRVTRTAIAICLVFFVCWAPYYVLQLTQLSISRPTLTFVYLYNAAISLGYANSCLNPFVYIVLCETFRKRLVLSVKPAAQGQLRTVSNAQTADEDRTESKGT; encoded by the exons ATGTCAGTGGGAGCTGGGAAGGAGGGAGTGGGGCGAGCAGTTGGGCTCAGAGGCAGCAGAGGCTGCCAGGCGGCAGAGGAAGACCCTTTTCTGGACTGCAGGGCTGGCTCACGCTCGGGACAAGGCGGTGGCAGGCACTGGAGGCTGCCGCAGCCTGCGTGGGTGGACGGGC TCAACTCCAGGGAGCAGGCGACCTGCACCGGCTGCATGGATCTGCAAGCCTCGTTGCTGTCCACTGGCCCCAATGCCAGCAACATCTCCGATGGCCAGGATAATCTGACATTGGCCG GGTCACCTCCTCGCAAAGGGAGTGTCTCCTACATCAACATTATTATGCCTTCTGTGTTTGGCACCATCTGTCTCCTGGGCATTGTGGGAAACTCCACAGTCATCTTCGCCGTGGTGAAGAAATCCAAGCTACACTGGTGCAGCAACGTCCCAGACATCTTCATCATTAACCTCTCTGTGGTGGAtctgctcttcctcctgggcATGCCTTTTATGATCCACCAGCTCATGGGCAATGGGGTCTGGCACTTTGGGGAAACCATGTGCACCCTTATCACAGCCATGGATGCCAACAGTCAGTTCACCAGTACTTACATCCTGACTGCCATGGCCATTGACCGCTACTTGGCCACCGTCCACCCCATCTCCTCCACCAAATTCCGGAAGCCCTCTATGGCCACTCTGGTGATCTGCCTTCTGTGGGCTCTCTCTTTCATCAGCATCACCCCTGTGTGGCTCTATGCCAGGCTCATCCCCTTCCCAGGGGGTGCTGTGGGCTGTGGCATCCGCCTGCCAAACCCAGACACTGACCTCTACTGGTTCACTCTATACCAGTTTTTCCTGGCCTTTGCCCTGCCCTTTGTGGTCATCACGGCTGCATATGTGAAAATACTGCAGCGCATGACATCTTCGGTGGCCCCAGCTTCTCAACGTAGCATCCGGCTGCGAACAAAGAGGGTGACTCGCACAGCCATCGCCATCTGTCTGGTGTTCTTTGTGTGCTGGGCACCCTACTACGTGCTGCAGCTGACCCAGCTGTCTATCAGCCGCCCCACCCTCACATTTGTCTACTTGTACAACGCGGCCATCAGCTTGGGTTACGCCAACAGCTGCCTCAATCCCTTTGTGTACATAGTACTCTGTGAGACCTTTCGGAAACGCTTGGTCTTGTCAGTGAAGCCTGCAGCCCAGGGGCAGCTTCGCACGGTCAGCAATGCTCAGACAGCTGATGAGGACAGGACAGAAAGCAAAGGCACCTGA